A single window of Drosophila suzukii chromosome 3, CBGP_Dsuzu_IsoJpt1.0, whole genome shotgun sequence DNA harbors:
- the RpL18 gene encoding large ribosomal subunit protein eL18 gives MGIDINHKYDRKVRRTEPKSQDVYLRLLVKLYRFLQRRTNKKFNRIVLKRLFMSKINRPPLSLQRIARFFKAANQPESTIVVVGTVTDDARLLVVPKFSVCALHVTQTARERILKAGGEVLTFDQLALKSPTGKNTLLLQGRRTARTACKHFGKAPGVPHSHTRPYVRSKGRKFERARGRRSSCGYKK, from the exons ATG GGTATTGATATCAACCACAAGTACGATCGCAAGGTTCGCAGAACCGAGCCCAAATCCCAGGATGTGTACCTGCGCCTGCTGGTTAAG CTGTACCGCTTCCTCCAGCGCCGCACCAACAAGAAGTTCAACCGCATCGTCCTGAAGCGCTTGTTCATGAGCAAGATCAACCGCCCGCCGCTATCGCTGCAGCGCATCGCTCGCTTCTTCAAGGCCGCCAACCAGCCGGAGTCGACCATCGTGGTCGTCGGCACCGTCACCGATGATGCCCGCCTGCTGGTCGTGCCCAAGTTCTCTGTGTGCGCCCTGCACGTCACCCAGACCGCCCGGGAGCGCATCCTGAAGGCTGGCGGCGAGGTTCTGACCTTCGACCAACTGGCTCTCAAGTCGCCCACCGGCAAGAACACCCTGCTGCTGCAGGGCAGGCGTACCGCCCGCACCGCCTGCAAGCACTTCGGCAAGGCTCCCGGTGTGCCCCACTCGCACACCCGCCCCTATGTCCGCTCCAAGGGACGCAAGTTCGAGCGCGCTCGTGGTCGTCGCTCCAGCTGTGGCTACAAGAAGTAA
- the Neos gene encoding nuclear receptor coactivator 5, whose product MSDQGAVGYNITKDPALAKSRIFLGNLPVCTREELVSICQPYGKVLGSMVQKNYGFVQFESEELANKAASALNRSTFKQNVLTVRNASIKSKAANAIAKRNANQGAQVTVQGGIVMSAAAAAAGQPLINDCEIIVTNRENTKYAEYIEERLKNASMRVDVLFPNEDVMLGKVLANISSRGCLYAVLVTPQHEEHNSITVNILYGVPAEHRNMPLEDAITLIATDFRLKKQRDAVAPPVVTTVHKGQRRHPDQMQELLERLADNHPLTASQYEVILKYLEGEREEQLKREVGEANALAKLKAPDPEIELQKKIMSIMNKPAVTEITTELMYPTFEAVKEDKRLMELLGDERVMAALESVYNSDLKQTIAEFL is encoded by the exons ATGTCTGATCAGGGAGCCGTCGGCTACAACATAACGAAGGACCCGGCCTTGGCCAAGAGCCGCATCTTTCTGGGCAACCTGCCGGTCTGCACTCGCGAGGAGCTGGTGAGCATTTGCCAGCCGTATGGCAAAGTCCTCGGCTCGATGGTCCAGAAAAACTATGGATTCGTGCAGTTCGAAAGCGAGGAACTGGCCAATAAAGCCGCCTCCGCCCTAAACAGGTCCACTTTCAAGCAAAACGTGCTCACCGTACGCAACGCCAGCATAAAATCCAAGGCGGCCAATGCGATTGCCAAGAGAAATGCCAATCAGGGAGCCCAGGTCACAGTTCAGGGCGGGATTGTGATgtcagcggcggcggcggctgcTGGTCAGCCCCTCATCAACGATTGCGAGATTATAGTCACGAACCGGGAGAACAC CAAATACGCAGAGTACATTGAGGAGCGGCTAAAGAACGCCAGTATGCGAGTGGATGTTCTGTTTCCCAACGAAGATGTCATGCTGGGCAAGGTCCTGGCCAACATCTCTTCGCGTGGCTGCCTGTATGCGGTTCTAGTAACTCCCCAGCACGAGGAGCACAACAGCATCACCGTGAACATCTTGTACGGAGTGCCAGCCGAGCACCGCAACATGCCACTGGAGGACGCCATCACTCTGATAGCCACCGATTTCAGGCTGAAGAAGCAGCGCGATGCTGTCGCCCCACCGGTGGTAACCACGGTGCACAAGGGGCAGCGACGACATCCCGATCAAATGCAGGAACTGCTGGAGAGATTGGCGGACAATCATCCTCTGACCGCCTCACAGTATGAGGTGATCCTCAAGTATCTCGAGGGCGAACGCGAGGAGCAACTGAAGCGGGAGGTGGGCGAGGCGAATGCCCTGGCCAAACTCAAAGCTCCCGATCCAGAGATCGAGCTGCAGAAGAAAATCATGAGCATCATGAACAAGCCGGCGGTAACCGAAATCACTACCGAGCTTATGTATCCCACTTTCGAGGCGGTCAAAGAGGACAAAAGGCTGATGGAGTTGCTGGGCGACGAACGCGTCATGGCGGCCTTAGAGAGCGTTTACAACTCGGATCTCAAACAGACTATAGCCGAGTTCTTATAG